One region of Maylandia zebra isolate NMK-2024a linkage group LG10, Mzebra_GT3a, whole genome shotgun sequence genomic DNA includes:
- the esrra gene encoding steroid hormone receptor ERR1, translated as MSSRERRSDVYIKAEPSSPEGGGGGRTSPGGASSDSSHSGGGVTRGDNVKRYSPPLYTPALRCHFKDEGGDGAEEGSAGNGAGRCKYALSTLPKRLCLVCGDVASGYHYGVASCEACKAFFKRTIQGNIEYSCPASNECEITKRRRKACQACRFTKCLKVGMLKEGVRLDRVRGGRQKYKRRPEVENATYQSAPLPLTKESEKNSYNIIVSHLLVAEPEKLFAMPDPLQPDTAQRTLTTLCDLADRELVVIIGWAKHIPGFLSLSLADQMSVLQSVWLEVLVLGVAYRSLGCEDEVVFAEDFVLDEEMSRAAGLTELNAAISQLARRFRALNVDREEFVMLKAIALTNSDSVYIEDMEAVQKLRDLLHQALLEMECQRRPDDPQRAGRLLLTLPLLRQTAGRALTTFYSIKTRGGVPMHKLFLEMLEAMMDSP; from the exons ATGTCTTCCCGTGAGCGTCGGTCAGATGTCTACATAAAGGCAGAACCAAGTAGTCCAGAGGGAGGCGGGGGAGGTCGGACCAGCCCTGGCGGGGCCTCCTCAGATTCTTCTCATAGCGGAGGCGGAGTGACCCGAGGAGACAACGTTAAACGTTACTCCCCGCCACTGTACACACCAGCTCTGCGTTGCCATTTCAAGGATGAGGGTGGCGATGGGGCAGAGGAGGGCTCCGCTGGAAATGGGGCAGGTCGATGCAAGTACGCCCTGAGCACGCTTCCCAAGAGGCTGTGTCTCGTTTGCGGGGATGTGGCCTCAGGTTACCATTATGGTGTTGCATCGTGTGAGGCCTGTAAAGCATTCTTCAAGAGAACCATTCAAG GTAACATTGAATATAGCTGTCCAGCATCAAATGAGTGTGAAATCACTAAAAGGCGCAGAAAGGCTTGCCAGGCATGCCGCTTCACCAAGTGCTTGAAAGTAGGCATGCTTAAAGAGG GAGTTCGTCTGGACAGGGTCAGGGGTGGAAGGCAGAAGTACAAAAGACGCCCAGAAGTGGAGAATGCAACATACCAGAGTGCTCCTCTACCGCTGACAAAGGAGAGCGAAAAAA attCCTACAACATCATCGTGTCCCACCTTCTAGTAGCAGAGCCAGAAAAGTTATTTGCCATGCCCGACCCTCTGCAGCCGGACACGGCCCAGCGTACGCTCACCACCCTTTGTGACCTGGCTGACCGTGAGCTGGTTGTGATCATTGGCTGGGCCAAACACATTCCTG GCTTCTTGTCTCTGTCTCTGGCAGACCAGATGTCAGTGCTGCAGTCAGTGTGGCTGGAGGTGCTCGTGCTGGGCGTAGCGTACCGCTCGCTCGGCTGTGAGGACGAGGTGGTGTTCGCAGAGGACTTTGTCCTTGACGAGGAGATGTCACGTGCAGCCGGACTGACAGAGCTTAATGCAGCTATTAGTCAGCTCGCTCGCCGATTCCGTGCCCTTAACGTGGACCGGGAGGAATTTGTCATGCTAAAAGCCATCGCACTCACCAACTCAG ACTCTGTTTACATCGAGGACATGGAGGCCGTGCAGAAGCTGCGGGACCTCCTCCACCAGGCCCTGCTGGAGATGGAATGTCAGCGGCGCCCAGACGACCCCCAGCGGGCAGGACGTCTTCTTTTAACGTTGCCTCTCCTCCGACAGACTGCTGGCCGTGCTCTGACCACTTTCTACAGCATCAAGACCCGGGGTGGGGTGCCCATGCACAAACTATTCCTGGAGATGCTGGAAGCCATGATGGACTCCCCCTAG